The Deltaproteobacteria bacterium genomic interval CGACCACGTCGAAGGTGTCTGCCAGCGCGTCTGCCACCAACCCAAAAGACTCTGGGCTTGAATGAACCATCTGAATCTTGGTCATCGACCAGTCCCCCAATAACGATAATGCTAGATTAGAGAACTAGACTGCCAAGCTTGAGAGTCTGTGTCCAATGATCAATGAGACTCTCAGCCCTGTAGCCAGAGCCCCCAGACGCACCTACAATGACTCTCCCAAGATTGATCCCTAGCATTTTCAGCTAATTGAAAATCTATATCGGCTTGATGCCCTCTTCGAGATGGCCCATATTTTTGTTGGATGAGCATTCAAAATACATCACGAGATCTTTTTACCCTCTTACGCTGGCTTGGTCCCTGGGCCGATGAAGACAAGACGCCTTCCGGTATCGAACGGCACGAAGAGTTTCATCCCGTCCCGGGGTCTAACCAGAAGGTTAAGACATGGACTTACATCGACAAGAGTCGGGCACCGAAAGGAGCATACCTCATCGGTCCTGGGCTCCACTTTAAAGGCGCTGAGCATGAAGGTTTGGACCGGTTTGCTCGAATACTTGCCAAGGCCGGTAACCTTATTATGTCGCCCTTCGTTGAAGATTTTTCGAACATGCACATCCAACCCAATACACATGTGCCTTTTCTCGGAGCTTTCGACGCCCTGCTAGAGCACCGACTTTTACCCCCCGGTATCAAGCCCGGTGTATTTAGCATTTCGTTTGGCTCTTGGCTCGCGATGAAGCTGGCAACTTGCCCCGTTCGCAATAGCCGTTTGGGCGCCTCCGTTGTGTTTGGCGGGTACGGCAACTTTCAAGAAGCGGTCGATTTCGCCATCTCTGGAGAGCTTAACGGCGAACGTTATACCCATCACGACCCCCGTAATGTGCCAGCTATATTTATGCACATCGCAGACACATTCGATGTTGATGCGGCAACGCTGCGGCAAGCATGGCTTAAGTACATGCGGCAAACGTGGCAAATTGACACAATGAAATCGGCTGAAGCTTGTCATCGCAAAGCGAAGAGTTTGGCATTGGAACTCCCCATAGAATTCAGAGATGTCTTCTTAGAAGGCTGCGGTGCATTGCCCGGAGCCCAAGCGAGAGTTCGTGCTTCACTTGCGGACAAGAAGTTCGATTACCTTGATACGCGCTCAGACTTTCACGCCATTCAGTGCCCTGTCTTTATTATGCACGGTACCGACGATGATGTGATCCCTTACACTCAACTCGAGAGCCTTTCCCGTGAACTGCCTCTTCACGTAGAACAAGAGACCTACCTGACAGGCCTCTATGGACACAGCAGTCAAGATGGCCAAGCACGCACCGCTTTGGTCAACGCAGCATTTAGAGAATTAACCACGATGGTGAGAATGTTAAAAGCAATTCACCGGGGCGGACGAATGTCAATTTGAAGCAGGGCGAATGCTAAGTTCAACCAAGGAATACTCATTGTTGCCGTGGTTATCGACATGGTAAAGAATCTGCGCTCCCTCGGGATAATCTTTTGGGGCGAGCAGGGTCACAACATCTAAGCCGCTTGGGTAGGGAATTGGGAATTCGTTATCCCATATCAAATCACCATCAATGGTAACCACGACATGAGCCTTCGAGCCCATTGGCGCGGTCAACGTGGAGTGCCAAAACCTAAGATAAAACTCTTCGCCTTCAGCGATTGAGCTCAGAGCTGGCTGCGTCACAGTAACCCAAGAACAATATTGGGTGTAGACAGAATAAACCAACTCTCCACCGAGGTCTTCCGCCAAGGTGCCGAGTTCAGTATCACAAACTAATTCTTCTGGCCGCTCACCAAAGTAGTCGCTTGGCACTTCTTCGTTGACCCATTTGTATTGGTCGACAAGGTAGCGTTTTTCTTCCGGTCGCGATTCTGCACAGGATATCAAGGCCAACAAAGTGAGCACGAAACCTACACTCTTCAAAATTGAAGGAAGTTTACTCATACATGGAGGTTTACCAGAATCCTGGTACCTTAGCCAGATTCTCTAATCCGCACTGTATAAGAACCACTTCTCATGGACCCGGCCTAAAACCCGCAAAGGCTGCAGCGATTTAATTGTTTATGATTCTAGATTACGAATCGAATAGAGCTGGCACTAAGCCAAGAGAGCGAATTCACCAGTCGAGGTAGAAGAACCTTCGGGGCTGCCTATGGGTAAAATCACACGAAATGTTGTACCCGCTCCCAATTGGCTTTGACAAAGAATCTGTCCACCAAGAACGTCGACCAACCCCTTCACGATTGAAAGTCCGACACCCACACTGGATTCATTCGCAGTGGGCCTCGCCGATAGTCTCGCGAACGGTTTGTAAAGATTAGTCATATCTTCAGGAGTCATTCCTTGGCCTTCGTCACGAACTACAAATTCGACTTCATCAAAACCGGTATGAATCTCAAAATAAACGACTGAGCCACGGGAAGAATATTTGATTGCGTTTGAAATCAGGTTTTGCAGAATCTGGCGTAGCATTATGAGATCCGTCCAAAGTTCGTGTGGGCGCTCCGGCGCTATGCATTCGAGTTGAATATGCTTTGCACGTGCACGGCCATAGAACTCTTCAAGCACATTTTGATGAATCATGCCGGTATCAAGGGCCACCGCCTTAGGTACCATTTGGCCTGTCTCTAACTTATTCAGGTCAAGCAAACTCTCGAGTAGCTCACGCATATGGTCTGAAGATTTTAGGATAAGCTCTAACGCTTCTTCTTTCGTTATCCCTGGCTCACCATCATCATCAAGTGCCAAACGGGCCAAGCCCGTCATTTCACTCAAAGGTCCTCGTAAGTCGTGGGCTGTCATACGCAGGATTTCAGACTTTACCCGGTTGCTCTCTGCCGATTCAGCTGCGGATTTTTCCGCGAAAGACAGTGCCGCATCTGCTCGGCGTTTGGACCCAGCGACCCGCTTGAGAGAGTTTTGTGCTTGGTCACGCGCAGCGCGCATAGCCACATTGACTTGCTTCAAACGGTTTAAGGCGTCGAAGCGTAGATATTCCGTATAAAGAAATGCCATCAACACAACACAAAGCATCGCGCATAAAGTGGCTATATTGTTGATTCTCATATCGCTTGCAGTGGTCGGGAGTTCAACAACCCAGCCATTGGGCGTGAGCCACCACTGCACCATCACGATACCAGCCGCAATGAGCGTCCAACCGATTGCGCCTCGCGATCCTGCCACGCTCCCGGCGATAAACGGTAGAGGTACGACCCACCACAAAACAGGAGAATTCCAACCACCGGTAAAACAAGAGACCATCAAAACAGTCGTGCTAAAATGAAGAAGAGATACGAATGCCGCCACGTTTAAAGAGCCGGTCAGGCGCATCAAAAACGGGACCAAGCAGGTAATAACTCCCCACCATACAACGGGACCAATTAGGTGTTCCCAGCCAAGCCAGCTGTAAACCGTCCAGGCTATCGGGACCATGGGGACAAATAACCATGAAAAAACCACAATGGTTCTGGCACGCCGAAGCGCCTCTTCATCACCGTCCTGAATCGCGGGTGGAAGGAAGCGGTCGACGACGACTTTAAGGATTCTTAGGGTCTGTTGGATTCGATTCGGCTTACTTTCAGTCATCATTAGTCATCACTCGGCTAGAGATTCGTGAGCGATGTACAAGCGGCCCATATCATCCTATGAGCACAGAGCGTGCCAAGAACCGGTCGGTTAGACGAGTGTAAAAGAGAAGAGATAACAGCCGGTTGTGAGCCTTAGAGGAGTTCCAAATAGCTAAGCGTCACTTTTTTAACCGATTTATTAGTCTGTCCGCCGAAATAACGGCGCCAGCGTTCAAATTTTTATTGAAGGCTTCAGCTCAAGTGGTCAAACTGATGCTGCCGAAGATTAAGGGCACAATTTTCCGTGGAATAGAAAATATCGCTCTATTCCAGGTGATAGAATCAGGGATCGAAAACCCTTTAAAATCAGATGGTTGTACACGAGTTGTGCCCGAGGGCTTCCATCGGTCCCATGTCTTCGTGCTATAGTCGAAACCAAGTAGTTATGACTCAAATATTAGAAGAACAAATAACGTACGTCGTTCAAAATGCATTCTCTACGGTTCTTGAAACCGAGGTGCTCTCAAACCCAGCCGCCATGGTTTTAGCCAAGGGCGAGCCCTACATCACTGCATCCATCCAAATCAATGGCGCCTGGAAGGGCGTTGTTTCCGTTCATGTACCGTTTGAACTTGGCGAAGAGATTGCAGCTCTGATGTTTGAAGACGAAATCGATTTCATCAACACAGAAGACCTTGAAGATGCGATGGGAGAAATCACCAACATCATTTCAGGGAGCTTCAAGTCTATGCTCGAAGGTGTTTGCCACCTGGGCCTACCGATTGTTACCCGGGGTACTGACTACACAGTTCGCTTTCCTGGCGGAACAACGAAAGTAGATGTTGGCTTTGAGTGCGATGACTTTTGTTTTCACGTCTCGCTGGTCCAAGCCAACCAAGACTGACTGATAAGCTTGCTGCTGGCGAGCGTCCTAAAGAATCAATTTCTTAAGCGGATCATCCTTGCGGTCTAAGTAATGAATAGACCGAATACGGCGAATGGTTCTCGATTTACCGCGAATCAACAAGGTCTCGCTGGTTGCAATCGTGCCATCACGGGTAATGCCTTCTAGCAAATCTCCCTTGGTGATGCCGGTTGCCGCAAAGATAACATTATCGTTTCTTGCCATATCGCCGATTTTCAAAATGCGACGGGCTTCAATACCCATTTCCTCGCAGCGCTTTAACTCGAGTTCACCCGCAGCAATATTTTCAGGAGTGTCTGCTTTGACTTCATGCCGTGGTAGGAGCCGTGCCTGCATGTCACCATCCAACGCGCGAATGACCGCTGCGCTGATAACACCTTCTGGTGCCCCGCCAATCCCATAGAGCAAATCAACTTCGCTGTCGGGCATGCAGGTAAGAATCGATGCTGCAACATCTCCATCAGGGATTGCGAAAACACGAACACCAAGCTTTTGCATTTGGGCAATGACTTGGTCGTGACGGGGCTTTGCCAAAGTAATCGCCGTAAGCTCGCTCAACGGTTTGTTCATAGCCTTCGCGGTCGCGCGCAGGTTGTCTTCAAGAGGCTTGGCAAGGTCAATGACGCCGCGAGCAGCTGGGCCCACGATTAGTTTTTCCATGTACATGTCGGGAGCTTTAAGGAATGTGCCTTGCTCACCAACCGCGAGTACTGCAATTGCATTGGGTTGCCCCATGGCGGTCATGCGTGTTCCTTCAATCGGATCAACCGCGATATCAACCGCATCTCCTTCGCCAGTACCAACCTTCTCACCAATATAGAGCATCGGTGCATCATCGATTTCACCTTCGCCGATGACAATCTCGCCTGCGATATCGATTCCATTTAAGAAAAACCGCATTGCTTCAACAGCTGCGCCATCAGCAACGTTTTTATCGCCGCGCCCAAGCCATTTGTACCCAGCAAGCGCCGCTGCTTCGGTAACCCGTGAGAATTCAATTGCCAGTTCACGTCTCATTGCTCGACCTCTTTGGTTAAAAGCTGTGACCGCGCGAATAACACTCACTCGCGCCATTGTCATTGCGAATAAAACATAATGATATCAGTGGATTGATAAAAACAGTGGGAAGTAGATCAAGGGTATACGGAACTAAAAGCCGTGACATCGTCCCGTGGCAAACTACTTTTTAGATGGTTTTGATGCTGTGCCCAGTTCGGAAGAGCCGCTTACAACCTTGGCTGCGCCGCGCTTGGGCCCCGGCGCCACAACTCCAGGATTTTCCTCTAAACCGTGCAGCGTAAGCTCTAAATCCATGGGTACCGGTGGGGCCAGATGGTCGTCACCGGTTACGCTCTCGGTGAGCCGCGTAGGAGATTTCGGCGCAGGCGTATTGCTGGGTTGCTGCGAGCCAAACAAACGGACAAAATCTCGCGGGCCAAATTCAACTGAAGACATATGGGTGACAAGGTTGTCCAACCCTGTCGAACCTGTTGCAACTTTAAGCTTTTCG includes:
- the glpX gene encoding class II fructose-bisphosphatase codes for the protein MRRELAIEFSRVTEAAALAGYKWLGRGDKNVADGAAVEAMRFFLNGIDIAGEIVIGEGEIDDAPMLYIGEKVGTGEGDAVDIAVDPIEGTRMTAMGQPNAIAVLAVGEQGTFLKAPDMYMEKLIVGPAARGVIDLAKPLEDNLRATAKAMNKPLSELTAITLAKPRHDQVIAQMQKLGVRVFAIPDGDVAASILTCMPDSEVDLLYGIGGAPEGVISAAVIRALDGDMQARLLPRHEVKADTPENIAAGELELKRCEEMGIEARRILKIGDMARNDNVIFAATGITKGDLLEGITRDGTIATSETLLIRGKSRTIRRIRSIHYLDRKDDPLKKLIL
- a CDS encoding HAMP domain-containing histidine kinase, which encodes MMTESKPNRIQQTLRILKVVVDRFLPPAIQDGDEEALRRARTIVVFSWLFVPMVPIAWTVYSWLGWEHLIGPVVWWGVITCLVPFLMRLTGSLNVAAFVSLLHFSTTVLMVSCFTGGWNSPVLWWVVPLPFIAGSVAGSRGAIGWTLIAAGIVMVQWWLTPNGWVVELPTTASDMRINNIATLCAMLCVVLMAFLYTEYLRFDALNRLKQVNVAMRAARDQAQNSLKRVAGSKRRADAALSFAEKSAAESAESNRVKSEILRMTAHDLRGPLSEMTGLARLALDDDGEPGITKEEALELILKSSDHMRELLESLLDLNKLETGQMVPKAVALDTGMIHQNVLEEFYGRARAKHIQLECIAPERPHELWTDLIMLRQILQNLISNAIKYSSRGSVVYFEIHTGFDEVEFVVRDEGQGMTPEDMTNLYKPFARLSARPTANESSVGVGLSIVKGLVDVLGGQILCQSQLGAGTTFRVILPIGSPEGSSTSTGEFALLA
- a CDS encoding chemotaxis protein CheX, whose translation is MTQILEEQITYVVQNAFSTVLETEVLSNPAAMVLAKGEPYITASIQINGAWKGVVSVHVPFELGEEIAALMFEDEIDFINTEDLEDAMGEITNIISGSFKSMLEGVCHLGLPIVTRGTDYTVRFPGGTTKVDVGFECDDFCFHVSLVQANQD
- a CDS encoding alpha/beta hydrolase; this translates as MSIQNTSRDLFTLLRWLGPWADEDKTPSGIERHEEFHPVPGSNQKVKTWTYIDKSRAPKGAYLIGPGLHFKGAEHEGLDRFARILAKAGNLIMSPFVEDFSNMHIQPNTHVPFLGAFDALLEHRLLPPGIKPGVFSISFGSWLAMKLATCPVRNSRLGASVVFGGYGNFQEAVDFAISGELNGERYTHHDPRNVPAIFMHIADTFDVDAATLRQAWLKYMRQTWQIDTMKSAEACHRKAKSLALELPIEFRDVFLEGCGALPGAQARVRASLADKKFDYLDTRSDFHAIQCPVFIMHGTDDDVIPYTQLESLSRELPLHVEQETYLTGLYGHSSQDGQARTALVNAAFRELTTMVRMLKAIHRGGRMSI